The Rhodospirillaceae bacterium DNA window GGCTGTCGGGCAGTGAGGGTCGCGTCCCCATCCATTCGCTGTAACCTTCGGTGTTGGCGCTCGGGAACAGCCGTTTCAGATGTTTTAGCAGGACCCCTGCCCGCTTGTAATTGGGCGGCGCGTCAAGGCTGGCGAATTCGGCCGTACCGGCGGCGCGAAGGCCCATCTCCAAACTGGTCATGGCGAACTTGTTTTCAGCCGACATCACAGACTGCGGGACTCGCAAGCCCGGATCGGGAAGGGTCACGTGATAGCCCCGCTCACCGACCAGCGGCACCGGAGAGCCAAGCCGCTTGCTGAATTTTGCCGACAACGCCCCTGCGGCAACAATCAGTATATCCAGATCGAGATTATCGCCATCACAGATCAGGCGGATCGGCCCGTCCGCGCCCATTTCAATGTCGCGGACTTCACGCTTCAGCAAAGTCCCGCCGAGACGGGTAAATTCAGCGGCCATGGTCTCGACGACGCCCACGGGGCTTGTCACCTGACCGTCATCGGGCCTGAAGACACCGCGCACGCAGCCTTTTGAAATACCAGGGGCCATGTCCTGAACCTGACCGGCGTCCAGGAATTCAAGGCGCGCCCCGTGCCCCTGAATAATCTCAAAGTCACCGGCGGATTTAGCAAACTTCTTTTCGGACTCGTAGACAAATAAAAGCCCGTTGGGTTTGACCATTTCGCCCGCGCCGATGGAAGAAAAGAACGCCTGAAAATCACGCACGCAATCTTTATGCAATGCCCAAAGAGAAATGCCGGAGGCGGTGCTGCGGGCCGGTGATCCGGCAAGCATAAAGCGCAGGAACCAGGGCGTCAGCGCCAGCATATCGCGCCAGCGGATCGAAAGCGGGCCAAGCGGATCAAGCAACCAGCCCGGCACCTCCCAGGCGATTCCGGGCATGGACATGGGTACGCAATGGGAGGCCGAAAGGATCGCCGCATTGCCGAAAGAGCAGCCCTGACCCGGCGCGTCCTTGTCGACCACGCAGACTTCGTGACCATCGCGCAACAAATGAACAGCGCACGCCATACCAACAACACCGGCGCCGATAATGGTCACTTTGCGGGCAGCTTCACCGTTTGTGTTCATGGCGCAAGAATCCCTGAAAAATCCAAAACTGATTGGCGCATGTTCGGCAGCGAAAATCCAATCTTTTTGGCTCGACAAAACATGTTAAGCTCTCTGGATTGAATTTTCAGGAGTTATTTAAACCATGTTTCGTTTCATTTCCCTCGCCCTCGCCGTGATAATTTTACAGCTTGCCACCTCGCAGGCCCAGGCCATCGACCTGAACCCGCTTTCGGCCATAAAAAATGCCGTCGAGGCCGCCGTTGAAGACCGCAGTTCCAGCGATATTGCCAAGGATTTTGAGTTAAAGACCAAGATTACCGCCAAGATCGTCGATAAAATGGGCACCGACGTTTTCTCGCTTAACACCGATGTATACGAGCAGGACGTGATGCTGACCGGGGCTGTCGAAAACAAGCGCCTTAAGGCAATGGCGGCAAGCTTTGCCAAGTCCATCAAGGGGGTCAAGAAACTCTATAACGAAGTCATCGTCATCAAGGGTATTGATCAGGACAAGGGCGCGGCTGAAAACTTTATCGATGATGCGGTGATTGAGGGGAAAATCAACGCCCTGCTGCTTGACGCCAAGGGCGTCAACGTCACCAACTTCCGCTGGCGGGCCGTCGGTGGCCAGGTCTTCCTGTTCGGGCGGGCTTTTTCAAAGGCTGAATCCAGTAAGGCGACAGGCGTCGTCAAGGGCATCAAGAATGTCGTTTCGGTAACAAGCCGGGTCAAGATCGCCCCTAAATAAACTGTTTTAAAAAACCGACCCCATTTGCGGGGCCGGCGAGTTTTAACAGGGAGGGAGAAACGGATCGGGAGCGACTCAAAGGGGCGGTTGAGCGGGTGGGGGGTAAGCTCCCGATCCATAACTTGAGATCAGTGTACGCCCCTTGCCTTGAAGGCGTCCCATCACGCCTGATCAACAAAATGTGAGTGACTATTTGTTGACTTCCAGTTTGCCCCGGTAACGGTATACAAAATAGCGCTTATCCCGGGTCCACAGGCAATTGCTGGAGGTTGGGGTAATTTCAAAATAACCACCACGCCTGACCATCCGGTAGTCCTGCGTACAGCCCCAATAGGTAATGGCGAAGCCTTCCGCGGTCGCCCGGATCGGGCCCAAGTTATCGCGACTGACGGTGACCTTGTCGCGACTGCGCTCGAAACACTGACCCAGACGCTGGTGGCGGCAACCTTGCTCGCGACTGTCGATCACCTTGACGTGGTCAATTTGCCCGTTTGACACCATAAAACCGTCATCATCGAGCATCAGGCAGCCGTCATCGGGCGGGATTTGGGAATGGGCGAACTCGCATGAAAACCAGTTGCCCTCCACATCCATCACCGTACTGGTCGCAGCATCCGCTTCACCGGCGGGGACAAACATCAGCAATGACAGGATGAAAATAAAACCACGCATGGGGAACCTTATCATGTTGTCAACAAATCTTCCCAGCCCAGATGGCGGTGTGTGATCCGGGCGCTGGCCCCGGACGGGCGGGCGAGACAGAGCGCCGCAAGGTGATCCGGCGAAGGTTGAAACAGCTCAAAGCCCCAGCAGTCAGGATTGTCCTGGCCGTTAAGGAACGAGATTGCGGGGGCTTCCAGATCAAAAGAGAAACCGTCCAGCGGTTCGAGCAACCCCTTGCCGATGGCTTTGATATAGGATTCTTTCAGGGTCCAGAACGAAAAGAAAACTTTCTGTTGCTGCTGCGCAGGGGCGTCACTTAAACAAGCCCTTTCGGTTGCTGCGAATTTTCTTTCAGCAATAGCCTTAAAATCGTTGGAGCGCGCCATCCATTCCACATCCACCCCGATGGCATCATCTTTGCTCACCGCACACGCCACCATTCCACTGGCGTGGGACAGATTGAAACGCAGGCCGTTTGCCTCCACATCCGGGGCCGGTTCCGGGCGCCCATGGGGGCCTGTAACAAAATGCCAATCGGCCGCCTCAACGGTGCTGAAATGGGCAAGCATTCGGCGTGTCAGAATATGGGCCGCCAGATATTCCCGATGATTCCGGGGATCCGTGATGCGTTCACTCCGGGCATTTTCGGGCTTCGACAAAACCGGGCGCAGCCGTTCAATCATAGCATCATCGGTCTGGCTTACCGGCAGTGTCCAGACGTGTGCCTGTTGGCGCTTAAGGTTCGTCAAATTCCATCACCTTTATTTAATTTTCACTCCATCTTAAACTCATCTAAAGTCTGTATCCAACAAGTGACAAAGATTGATATTAATCAAACGTCAACGATTCTTTATGCGTTATATTTCAATTGAATAAACTGATCAGATGGCCCACATCTTGTCATAGCCCTTATGACGAGACACATAATTCCACGGATTAAAATGAAACTTCCCTCTCTCAATCTTTATCGGCATTTCCTTGATGGAATCCCGGTCTATCTTGCCCGTCACTACTGGTGGGCCTATTTGTGGCCGGCTGCCGTGTGGTTTTTCGATCATCAACCGATCATCAATGCCATCCTGTTTGGCCAGTACGGAAAATTGATGCGCGCGACCATGGCCAGGTTG harbors:
- a CDS encoding FAD-dependent oxidoreductase, which gives rise to MNTNGEAARKVTIIGAGVVGMACAVHLLRDGHEVCVVDKDAPGQGCSFGNAAILSASHCVPMSMPGIAWEVPGWLLDPLGPLSIRWRDMLALTPWFLRFMLAGSPARSTASGISLWALHKDCVRDFQAFFSSIGAGEMVKPNGLLFVYESEKKFAKSAGDFEIIQGHGARLEFLDAGQVQDMAPGISKGCVRGVFRPDDGQVTSPVGVVETMAAEFTRLGGTLLKREVRDIEMGADGPIRLICDGDNLDLDILIVAAGALSAKFSKRLGSPVPLVGERGYHVTLPDPGLRVPQSVMSAENKFAMTSLEMGLRAAGTAEFASLDAPPNYKRAGVLLKHLKRLFPSANTEGYSEWMGTRPSLPDSLPVISASPHFAQAFFAFGHSHAGLMGSVITAQSITDLVGGRTPALDPKSFRVDRF
- a CDS encoding BON domain-containing protein, yielding MFRFISLALAVIILQLATSQAQAIDLNPLSAIKNAVEAAVEDRSSSDIAKDFELKTKITAKIVDKMGTDVFSLNTDVYEQDVMLTGAVENKRLKAMAASFAKSIKGVKKLYNEVIVIKGIDQDKGAAENFIDDAVIEGKINALLLDAKGVNVTNFRWRAVGGQVFLFGRAFSKAESSKATGVVKGIKNVVSVTSRVKIAPK
- a CDS encoding 4'-phosphopantetheinyl transferase superfamily protein, giving the protein MTNLKRQQAHVWTLPVSQTDDAMIERLRPVLSKPENARSERITDPRNHREYLAAHILTRRMLAHFSTVEAADWHFVTGPHGRPEPAPDVEANGLRFNLSHASGMVACAVSKDDAIGVDVEWMARSNDFKAIAERKFAATERACLSDAPAQQQQKVFFSFWTLKESYIKAIGKGLLEPLDGFSFDLEAPAISFLNGQDNPDCWGFELFQPSPDHLAALCLARPSGASARITHRHLGWEDLLTT